The DNA window GGCAATATAGAATTTACCAAAAATAGAAACTATCAAAAGCTGACACCATAAATAACAAGTCATGTATCAAGAAAAGCCAATCCAATCTGAATGCTAAATTCTGTTCCGTAATTCCTAAAATGCCTATTCACAAAAAGCGTTCCATTTCTGTGAAGGGGCGTCGCATTCTAACATTGATCTCAAGGTCCCATGAGAGATTTGATTCCTGCCTTCTGCTCTGAAGTTAGCCTTGTTGGAAACTTGATGCTGAACTTGATTCTCAAATTCCCTCTCTTTGTGGGGTCTTTTGGGATTGGCATCCCTTCCCTTGGAACAACCTCCTCATAGTTTGGATGAATCACGGTGTTGATGGGAATAGTCAAATTCCTTCCATCTAAGGTTGTGAGATGGACAGTGTAACCTGTCAGGGCTTCAGATAAAGATATCTTCTGTGAGAGGATCAAGTCGTTACCATCTCGACTGAACATAGGGTGGggtttttcatcaataatgaaGACTAGATCTGCTGGTATAATATGTTGCTGTTCATTCCCTTTCTCAGGGAAGGTGATCTTAGTGCCTTTCTTCCAACCTGGCTTTATGTCAATGGTTAGAATCTCCTCCACTGGCACGAGCTTgctgcaaaagaagaaaactaaaagTTCAGTGAAATGAACTAGCAAGTAGCAAGTAGAGCTCTGaacaaaaaacatcattgaaaaAGCTTTAAAGGCTTTCACTAGATTGCAAAATGATCTGCCAACTAATCCCACAGATCTCTGGAAACATTAAAAGAACATTGATTACGCTAAACGAATAAGAAGAAAGTGATATCTCAGAAAACAAAATGCTCTTGATTCTTTAATCTACCAAGTAAATCCCATTAGGCAATGAAATGTTGAAAACAAAATGGGAAGTTGATGctcaatttgataaaaaaaataaaaaaacagaaatccCTTAGAGAAATCCAAACTAAAAGGAACCGTATTTCAGATACAAAACAAGGAGAAAGGTAATTAACATAAAAGGCAATTCTTAATGCTCACCCACTAGCATCAAAAGTCTCCCTGGATATCTTCATTCTCCTGCTAGCTCCCTTGTAAAGCTCTTCAAGGCTACAACGCAGCTTATTCTCAATTGGAGGAGCTTTTCTAGGAGCACTTTGATGCATTGACCCTCCACCTCCTTCACCAAAAGAACTAAAGATATCATCACCAAACATCCCACCTGGGAACCTTGTCCCTCTCATGCCTCCACTGCCACCTCCCATCCCACCAAATGGACTTGAAAACCCGAAAAATTCAGCAAAAATGTCATCAGCATTTCGAGGATTGAACCTAAATGATGTGGGCCCATCTCCAGCAGAAAAGAATGAAGCTCCACCAGGACCAGGACCAGCACCACCAGCACCGGGTGGTGGTACTTGACCCTTTAAACCCTCTTCACCATATTGGTCATATACTGCTCTTTTCTGTGGATCACTAAGAACCTGTATGATAAAACATTACGtttcaatacaaaaacaatcaaacaatatatCTTTACTGCGAATTTCAATTTTGACCGGTCTAGAACTGCATTACAGAGAATTCCTTGCGCCTTTATAGACTCAAACTCTGGACTTATTGTTTTACAAGAAACAGTTAATTCCTCTTGATAACTCTAATAAACACAACAGAACTTCAAATCCCAGAAGTTTAAGCACGAGATCACAGTAAAGATGCAAACATTTTTATCTAACCATgaacaaaaacaatcaaattccGCAATTTTCAGTAAAATTATGCACCCTCAGCATTGCTTCTAATTGGGTAGTCTACAGATCCAAAACACAGAACCCACAAGGTTTTATGATGATTAATGCCattaaagattgaaactttgaaGTTATGATTTACAATACACAGATAATCCTGAAACAACAGGCTAACGTGAGAACCCGATACAgggaaaaaaacccaataaaagaattttttttttcattttaatctaaACACTaaccaaaataatcaaaatccgCAAATTTCAGTACGattatcaaatttaacaaaaacccAGATCACAGAATATATAATGTCATACAAGCACACAtctaaacaagaaataaagcaATCAAAGCCAACAAATTTCAGCAAGGttatacaattttaaaacaaacccAGATCACAAAATCTAATCATAAAGCAATTGGCATCAAGGGTAGGTGCATACATCATAGGCTTCAGAGATTTTCTTGAACTGAGCCTCagcttcttttttgttatttgggtTCTTATCAGGATGCCATTTCATGGCTAATTTCCTATAAGCTTTCTTCAAATCATCATCTTTTGCGGTCTTATCAACTTGCAATATCTTGTAGTAATCCACTCCCATTGCGTTGCTGCTGCCTCgtcctccacctcctcctcctcctcctctctttctcttcttcacttTGCTTATCTTGGTTTTTctacttcaaaaaaaatcctGGGGTGCTTTGCTCGCTCGCTTTTGTTCTGTTAATTTACGGTAATGTGATGATGGTGGAGGTAGAGTAGTAATATTTGGGGGTTTGTGGTGTTTAAGATTTGGGTTAATGCTAAATTTgcacctctatttttttattgtaccttgctttgtgttgctgttaaaTCCATCCTTATACTTTTAATCTTTCTCTAGTTTGGTCCTTTTGCTTATGGTTGGGTCAATACCCTTGAATCGACTTGATTGTCTTTTGTTGTATTTAGGTCCAAGTTACTAAATTCAGCTTTGCTTAGGGCTCAACTCAGTCACGGATTGAACATGTTAACtcgatcaattcaaaataaattttttttaaatcaaatcaagttttaatctAATTATGAGTTGATCTATTGGATCAGTCaagtcaaatcaaatcaatcttgaattatttttttttaaatcagacCTGGACCAGGGgttggatgattttttaattattttttcttcgatGTAGTCTAAATTTCAATAGATCATGCCATCAACtggcaaaaaacattttacaaaggGACCAAACTATAATGTATTCATAGAATTAAGAATGGAAAAAGAGAAGTAAAAGGACTACATAAAGgaaatttcaagattaaaaGGTGAGAAATACTATTAAACCTGAGTTTTACTTTTGGGAAATTGTAAGTAACTAAGGAACACCAAAGTTACATTTTGAACCTCAAAATCTATATGTTTGCAATAACAGGTAAACCCAAAAATCTCTACTTTGATTCAATCATCATTGAGACCATCGAAAAGCTCTTCAATCTTCTTTGTTaatcttttaacaaaaaaatctttttaatccaCCAACTATTTTTTGATCGACTCAGATGTTcagtatcataaaaaaataatataaattatatatttgaatctGATCCATCGGCACAAGATTTTATCATAAtatgagaaattaaatgaaGTAAATGCTGTTTCAAATTGTACCTTTTACTGTCAAGAAAGGAAAGATTCAACAACAATCAAGGGAAACcagttttcattaaaaacattattaagaaGATGGTCAAACCCTGCATTAAAACATCTCAGAAAGATGCCATACTTCACACAGACACACAGACACAGACACAGACACAGACACAAACTGCAGCAAGAGGATACCAATCCAAAGGCTTCCTTCCCATACGAGATGTCTCACATGCTGACATAGAGATCTCAAGGACCAAAGAGTCTCCTCATTCCTGCCTTCTGCTCTGCATTAACCCTTGTTGGGAACCTGATgtcaaacttgattttcaaaatcccTCTCTTTGTTGGGTCGCCGAGGATCGGCATCCCTTCATTCGGGACAAACTTCTGATAGTTGGGATGGATCACATCATTGATCGGAAGGGTTAAATTCCTGCCATCTAAGGTAATAAGATGGACAGTGTAGCCTGTAAAGGCTTCAGTTACGGAAATCCTTCGAGTGACGATCAAGTCATTTCCATCACGAGTAAACTCAGAGTGGGGTTTTTCATCAACAATGAAGACAACATCAGCAGGTGTTATATTTGGTCTTTCGTTCCCTTTCTCTTCGAAAGTGATCTTCGTGCCTTTCTTCCAACCAGGCTTTGTGTCAATGGTTAGAATCTCCTCTATTTTCCTGGTCAAGCTGCGCTCCAtcccacaaaaaaagaaagagcacaaGAAACACCATTAACAAAGCTCTAGGACCTTTCAGAAGActgtaaaatgatgaaaaataactaTCTCACGCAAATCTTTGACAACAGGAAAGCATATCAAGTCCAGGACCAGTGATCAGAGTCAACATGTTTGATCAAAACTACAGAGCAGTTGACCATAAAACAGGACCAGTTGACCATAAAGCAGGACCAAAGAGGTGATGTTTAGGACACTTACCCACTTCGATCAGCTACTTCTCTAGTTATTTTTACCCTCTTGGTAGCCCCTTGATAAAGCTCTTCAAGACTACAAGGCAGGGTGTGCTTAATTGCAGGATCTTTTCCAGGAGCACTAACCACGAAGCTTTGCTCAAAGGATCTAAAGATATCATTATCATCGCCATTTATGTTACTGGAGAACCCTGCTCCTCTCCTGTTTTGATTTGGGCTATTAGACCTCAAAAATTCAGCATAGATAGCATCATTTATTGCCCGATACTGACTATTCATCTCGTTGATAGAAGGTGGATGAAAGAAAGGCAAAGAGAATTGTTGTAGCTCAGTGTAACGCAACTGCtcttaaaggaaaaggaaaagtaatTGTCGTACGTACCTCTCATACTTTAAAGTGGTGGAGAAATTGTTGAAGGACGGTGGATTGGCTAGGCACAACATAAAGCTTAAGTTGTTATGATTTGCATAGGAGACACAAACTACAACACttacctttttttcttcaattaatttatttaattaaaagattaagtTGGTAAATTTCAGACTCGCCTTTGTTCTTATTAGTAAAACtctgatatcattaattatttttgcagTAATCTTTCATGATTTAGAATATTCTCTCGTACAGATTtcccaataataataataacagagTTGATGGTTTGGACATATAATAAAAGGTTCATTTGCGTGTCTCTCATTGATAATTGGTGGCCATGTGATGTGGAAGAAAACATTGAAAAGGATAGGTACGTGTGGATGCCTCGTTTGCTTGTCCCTTGAGAGTCGTTGAATTGACCCATGACATCAGACCGAGTttggtataaataaataattgtgtcttgatttatcaaatttaatttgatttgtcttttgaattcattttttttaattttcttttatattgatCATATTGTATAGCTTattgatcatgttaaaaaaacttaGTATATAATACTGCATATAAGccttcataataataataataataataacaacaataataatgatgaaaatattccgtggtaataataataataaaaataaataaataaagaagaggaAGGTTAGTTTTAGGAgttaattggaataaaaaattgagacGGGGTTAAATTATAATGTTTAGATTCTTAAGGATTAAGGAAAGAGCTAAGGgagaaataaaagatttaatggGGGCTAAAATAGGATTACAAATTAGTCAACCTTGCTTTTATTTGCGAGGGATGCCGACGGCAGCTATTAGAAGAAGGGGGGAGGGGGGAGGGTTTTCTTTCAAAACTACCTCtagtttttcctttaaattgcAAGAGATTCAGGGTTAAAGGGGGTCGTGAGGCTAGTTTACGAAGGCtagggaaaatatttttaattataattagttggatttagatacgtATTTGATAAAAACTGCGGTTCAAAtttatgtgtagcaaaaaacatgtataaaatatttggataaaatgTTTAGGCTTTTTtacaaacagtaaaaaaaaaattagtaaagaatatttacgaaactcagttaaaaaaacatgttaaaactgatACATAAACCTGCgttttgaacttaattttttaataagtttcGCAGTATAAAACTCAGTTCTCTTAATACTAAACAAGTTGTTGTATTTAATTCACCCCTAACTGTTAACGTGAAAGCAAACAAAGTCTTAAACTTCGAATTAAGAGGGGTTGGAGAGAAAGAAAGTGAAGGTAACgagagaaaaacaaaggaagaaGGAGAGAGCAAGGAAATTATGGTGGCTTGTGATGAAGGTGGCCGGccaaactaagaaaaaaattggggAGTTCTTGAAATTGAATCGGTGATGTAAACAGTATTTTGATTTGAGTTATGATGGTATAAGTTTGTGGTGCTATCTTGATAAATTGTGAGAATTTTATAAGTCATTGTTTTGTGAATAAGATGATTGAATAAGTTATGAAAGTCTTTGATAGCTAGTAATTGCTGGAACATCACACACGATTGCTTCTATATTTTAACACATTGAATTAATAAGCCGCGTAATAGAATAGtataattatatcttaaaattttatttaatattttaaatttttaaattgaattaattatttgatatgatatttaatataaatttatataaatttcaagtttGAAAAACTTActgccccgtttgtttgctggaaagtagttttcttttggaaagtgaattccgggaaagtatttttcgatgtttggtaatgtaatggaaaataagttagaaaacactttccagtgtttggttatgtcatggaaaataagctggaaaataacttattaatgttttatttttctcaagtttattaaaataatgaggaacaaatcttacaaattaaaaagttgaatgagaatgaaattgaaaaaaaaaaatttcataaattatctcaaataaaataaataataatcaaaataatagagatcaaatctaaaaaattaaaaaaaataaaaggtgaagaaattaaaataataataattaacatttcataaattatttcaaataaaataaataacaataaaaaaaataatgatcaaatttgatagataattaAGAAGTCGGCCAAACCCTACATTAAACATCTCAGAAAGATTTCATacttcacatatatatatatatatatatatatatatatatatatatatatataacacaactTAAAAGTCTGAAACTGTCAAATACCACTGCAATTTATCACAAACTGCGTCAAGAGGATACCAATCCAAAGGCTTCCTTCACATAGGATATGTCTCACATGCTGATATAGAGATCTCAAGGACCAAAGAGTCTCCTGATTCCTGCCTTCTGCTCTGCATTAACCCTTGTTGGGAACCTgatatcaaacttgattttcaaaatcccTCTCTTTGTTGGGTCGCCGAGGATCGGCATCCCTTCATTCGGGACAACCTTCTGATAGTTGGGATGGATCACATCATTGATCGGAAGGGTTAAATTCCTGCCATCCAAGGTTTTAAGATGGACAGTGTAGCCTGTAAAGGCTTCGGTTACAGAAATCCTTCGAGTGACGATCAAGTCATTTCCATCACGAGTAAACTCAGAGTGGGGTTTTTCATCAACAATGAAGACAACATCAGCAGGTGTTACATTTGGTCTTTTGTTCCCTTTCTCTTCGAAAGTGATCTTCGTGCCTTTCTTCCAACCAGGCTTTGTGTCAATGGTTAGAATCTCCTCTATTTTCCTGGTGATCAAGCTGCGCTCCATCCCACAAAAACGAAAGAGCACAAGAAACACCATTAACAAAGCTCTTGGACCTTTCAGTCGActgtaaaatgattaaaaaaaaaaaactatctcacACAAATCTTTGACAACCAGAAAGCATATCAAGCCCAGGACCAGTTGATCAGAGTCAACATGTTTGATCAAAACTACATAATGGTAGTTGACCATAAAACAGGACAAAAAAGGTGATGTTTAGGACACTTACCCACTTCGACCAGCTACTTGTCTAGTTATTTTTACCCTCTTGGTAGCCCCTTGATAAAGCTCTTCAAGACTACAAGGCAGGGTGTGCATAATTGGAGGATCTTTAGCACTAACCCCGAAACGTTGTGCAAAAGATCTAacgatatcatcatcatcaccatatACGTTATTGGTGAAGATTGTTCCACTCCAGTTTTGATTTGGGCTACTATCAGTGGAGGAGAACATCGTTCCTCTCCAGTTTTTATCTGGGCTATTATTAGTGGAAAACATTTTTCCTTGATAGAAGTTTGATGAGAGAGGAAGGCAAAGAGTGAAACAAAAGAATGTGAAATAGAGGAAAACAGAATTGCAGAGAGAAATTCCTCATGTATTTTGAATGATGCAGCTCGTCCAATTATATACAGCAAGCAAAGAATATTCTAACTAACTTATCCCATGCAATGTCAACATTACCCTTTATGTACAGCTCATTACAGAAGCAACAAATAATAAGTAACAGAGTAACAGAATTCAGGTAACCATGCCATCCTTCTCTTTAGTGACGTGGGGAGGTGATGATTCATCCTCTAATACCCCCCCACAAGATGGAGTGTAAAGATTTACAACTCCCATCTTGGATAAGTGAAAATTAAGAACTGAGGATGATAAAGCTTTTGTCATAATATCAGCAAGTTGATTGGAGCTGGAGACATAACGAGTGCATATATGGCCGGCCTGAATCTGGTCTCGAATTAGATGGCAGTCGAGTTCAATGTGTTTAGTCCTCTCATGGAAGACTGGATTTGCCGCAATATGCATAGCAACTTGGTTGTCACAGTGTAATGAAACTGGTTGAAAATGCTGGACATGGAGGGCAGACAGAATGTATTTCAGCCAAGTTAATTCAGCGCAAGTGACAGCCATGGAACGGTATTCGGCCTCTGCCGAGGACTTGGAGACCACAGATTGTTTCTTGGATTTCCAAGAGATCAAGGAAGAGCCAAGGAAAATACAGTAGCCACTAATAGAACGTCTGGTATCGGGGCAAGAAGCCCAATCAGAATCGCAATAAGCCTCAAGATGTAAAGATGAAGAACTAGAGAACAAAAGTCCTTGTCCTGGTGCACCCTTAAGGTAGCGAAGGACTTTGTGGGCTGCATGTAAATGAGCATCAGTAGGATTAGCCATGAATTGGCTCAAATTGTTGACACTATAGCAAATATCTGGCCGAGAGACTGTAAGATAAAGGAGCCTGCCAATAAGACGTCGATAAACACTGGGATCAGATAATGGAGTGCCAGTTGTTTGAGTAAGATTGAGGTTTTGCTGCATGGGAACCTTAGCAGGGGTGCTGCCTAAGGTGCCAGAATCTGCAAGAATATCCAGTGTGTACTTCCTCTGGCAGAGATAAATGCCTTGGGAGGATCTTGCAACCTCTATGCCGAGAAAGTAGCGTAAGGTGCCAAGGTCCTTGATCTGAAAATGCCTgtgaaaaatagatttcaatTCATGCACAGCAGCAATGTCACTGCTTGCAACCAATATATCGTCGACATAAACAAGGATAACAACAAATGTGCCATTAATGTCACGGGTGAAAAGGCTATAATCAGCCTTGGATTGAGAGAAACCTGCAGCAAAAAGAACATTAGAAAATTTGGAATACCATTGCCTTGaagcttgtttgagaccatacaAGCTCTTGAGCAATTTACAGACTTGAGTAGGTGATCCTTTTATGTAGCCAGGAGGTTTATTCATATAGATATCTTCATGCAAGTCCCCATGCAAGAACGCATTATTTACATCGAATTGATGTAAATGCCATCCTTTAACCGATGCAGTAGCCAAGAGACACCTCACAGTAACCAACTTAGCCACAGGAGAAAAAGTCTCGTGATAGTCCACTCCCTCAAGTTGGGTGAAACCGCGAGCCACAAGTCTTGCTTTAAGTCGTTCAACACTCCCATCAgaattatacttaattttataaacatatttGCAATCAATAGGAACCTTGCCAGGAGGTAAATCTGTAAGTTGCCAAGTCTGATTTGCCTCCAAGGCTGCTAATTCAGTGTCCATGGCCTTACACCATCCGGGGTCTTTAAGAGCttgtttatatgtttttggttCAATATGAGTGGAAATACTGGTTGAAAAAGCTTTATAAGTAGGAGAAAAATGCTGGTAAGAAATAGTAGTATGAAGAGGTGAAGATGTACCTGAAGGGGAACATAGCAGCTGGTTCAACAACGAGATAGGAGGAGTTAGAGTAGTCTGATGGCAATGGTAATCCTGCAGGTACTCAGGAGCACGTCGGGTTCTAGTTGACCTGCGAAAAGGGGAAActgaagaaggaggagaagctACGGTAGCAGGAGATAATGTAGGTGGAGAAATAAAAGTTTGTGGTGGGGAAGGTGTAGGAGGGGGAGAACCTGGAGCTAAAAATTTTTGAGATGAAGACTGGTTAGCAGGAAGGGCAGGGGAGGGAGtaagggaggagagagaaggagGAGAGGATGGTGAAATAGGAATAGAAATAGAAGAAGGCAGTGAAGAAGGTAAAGGATGTGTAATAGAGTTGGAAGGTAGAACAGAAGGCGAAAAAGATGAATGGAAGGGAAAAATAGATTCATGAAAATGAACATCTcgggataaaaaaatttgatcagtTTGTAGATCAAGTAATTTATATGCTTTAACTCCAAAAGGGTAGCCTAAAAACACACATGCTCTGCCTCTAGGATCAAACTTCTTACGCCCATGGGACAAGGTAGAGGCATAAGCAAGGCAACCAAAAACTCTCAAGTGTTTGTACTGGGGAGGGGTTTGGAAGAGAGATTCATATGGTGTTTTGTTATGAAGAAGAGGGGTAGGAGTACGGTTAATAAGGTAGGTTGCTGTGAGAACACAGTCAGTCCAATGTTGGGGTGGAAGGTGAGATTGAAACATTAAGGCTCGGGCAATATTCATTATGTGTTGATGTTTTCTCTCGACCCTTCCATTTTGTTGGGGTGTGTCGACACAACTCCTTTGGTGGATAATGCccttagtttgaaaaaaatctgTCATGCGGAACTCGGCTCCATTGTCACTtctaatgattttgattttagtgtgaaattgagtttcaatTAAACTGTAAAAAGCCATAAAACAAGACCGGGTATCAGATTTATTTCTAAGCATATAAACCCATGTTGTCCGAGAGTGGTCATCAacaattgtaagaaaaaaacgTGATCCATCCACTGCAATAACTGAGTTGGGACCCCATATATCACAGTGGACaagatcaaaattatttaaagcagAATGTGCAGAAGTTGGAAAAGAAACACGCCGCTGCTTAGCCAAAGGACAAATGGAACATGGTATTGGATTATGAAATGTTCGATTGTGTGTGATAATGGGATCAGTGATTAAAGCTAATCTGGAAAGGGAAATGTGTCCTAAACGATAATGCCATAAATCACACAATGAAGTAGTGTGAGTAGCGGAAGCGGAAGGAAATGAAGTTGAGGAATGAAGATGAGGCAGTGCATCAACCAAAGCAGAGGGTGACACCCGAGACCTGAGAAGGTGGTACAGACCAGTTCTAACTTCACCCATCCCAATCGTTGTCCATGATGCTAAGTCCTGAAAAAAACAGGCATTGGATAAAAATATGAGACAACAAGAATGATGTTGAGTAAGTTGCTTGGcagaaagcaaattgaagttaaaagaAGGAACACACAAAACATGAGTTAAGACAAGGTGCTCAGATAATCTTACGACACCAATGTGGGTAACAGGAACATCTTGGCCATTTGGAAGTTTAACTTGATaggaaacggtggctgtgataGATGTAAAAAGGGAGGTACAACAGATCATATGATCCGTCGCACCAGTGTCAATAATCCAAGGTGAGATGTGTGTGGGATGAGATGAGTGTGTGCTTGTGCTGAAGCAAGTGGCCATACCAGAAACACGAGAGTTGCTGACGTGAGGAGTGGGAGAGGAAGAAGATGGTTGTGTAACAGATAGTGAAGCCATGGCTGAACTAGTCTCCTTGGAATGCAAAAGAGAAAGTAATTGCTGGTATTGACTCCTGGTAAGCATCATTGATTCAGTTGAATCCTCCTCATGATCACCATCCGAGAGTGCTCGGGATTGAGTAATAGTTGCTGCAATGCCTTTAGTTTTCCCATGGAGTTTGTGACCAGGTGGGTAGCCATGCAGTTTATAACATCTCTCGGCAATATGGCCAGTCATATTACAATGAGTGCATTGTGGTGGATCGGCATTTCCAAccttaaaacaattttcaagaGAATGACCAGGAAGCTTGCAGTAAGAGCAGTATGGGCGATTAGTTTTCTGGGAAGTAGCCTTGGAGAAATTTTTGCTAGAGTTAAAAAATGGTTTGGCCATCATTGCCATAAGGTCAGGGGATTTGATAGAAGGAATCATCAAATGTTGTCGTTCTTGTTGTTGGATCATGGAAAATACACGGTTAAGGGATGGGAGAGGATCAAGTAACATTATCTGATCTCTGGTGTTTGAGTATGAATCAGACAAACCCATAAGGAATTGAATGACACAGTCTCGGTCATATCGATCATGAAGGATTTTTAATTTCCCACATACACAATCGGGAAGGGGGTCATAAATAGCAAGTTCATCCCACAATGCTTTGAGGTGACCAAAATAGGTGCTGATATTATCTTGGTTTTGAGATAAGCTAGCTAAATCACGTTTGAGTTGAAAAATTCGAGGGCCATTTTGATGGGTAAAACGATCCCTGAGTTCCAGCCACAATACTCTTGAATCCTCAACTAAAGCAAGACTAGATTTAACAGAAGAACTTACAGAATTTTGTAGCCACGAAACAACCAAGTCATTGCATCTCTCCCAAGCTTCAAAAAGAGGATCTGAGATATCAGTAGGTTTAGACAATGTACCATTAACAAAAGCAAGTTTGTTCTTCGCGCGAAGAGCTCGAGAAATCGCACGAGACCAACTGACATAATTATCAGCAGTCAAGAGTTCAGAAACGAGAGCAGCAGCTAGGTTATCACCATTCTCAATTCGGAATGGATTGAAAGGGTCAGAGAAATTGAGGTATTTGTTTTTGGGGTTTGTATCGTTGAAGGACTGAGAATCATTTTCTGTATGAGCGTTGGCCATTGATCggcagctctgataccatgaaacaAAAGAATGTGAAATAGAGGAAAACAGAATTGCAGAGAGAAATTCCTCATGTATTTTGAATGATGCAGCTCGTCCAATTATATACAGCAAGCAAAGAATATTCTAACTAACTTATCCCATGCAATGTCAACATTACCCTTTATGTACAGCTCATTACAGAAGCAACAAATAATAAGTAACAGAGTAACAGAATTCAGGTAACCATGCCATCCTTCTCTTTAGTGACGTGGGGAGGTGATGATTCATCCTCTAATAAAGAGAGTTCTTGCAGCTCAGTGTCACGCAACAGCTCTCCTTAAAGGAAAAGTAACTGTCCTATGCTTTTAGTTGTGGGAAAATTGAAGGACAGTGAATGCCTTACAAATAAAGGCATACCTTCAAGCCGAAGTTGTTGGACTCTGTGGAAATTAAGCTGTGAAATGAATTTTATACCATTCTCTCTCACAATTTATGCTcaactttttcttcaattaatttatttaattagaggaTTAATTAAGAGGGTAAGATTAATTAGACTCCTCGTCGTTTTTATTAGTAAAATCTTgatatgatgttaaaaatatcttaacttAAAATCCAGAGAGTAGAATAAAAATTCTAGAATGATTTTAAAGATTTACGCATAAAGATTAGAAAGTAAAAGGACTGgattaagaaaatttaaagattaaaggGTGAAATGTACGATTAACCAGGAGTTTCACTTTTGGGAAATTGTAAGGAACACACATAAACCCCAAAACTACAGtttcaagtacaaaaaaaa is part of the Populus trichocarpa isolate Nisqually-1 chromosome 7, P.trichocarpa_v4.1, whole genome shotgun sequence genome and encodes:
- the LOC7459973 gene encoding uncharacterized protein LOC7459973 is translated as MGVDYYKILQVDKTAKDDDLKKAYRKLAMKWHPDKNPNNKKEAEAQFKKISEAYDVLSDPQKRAVYDQYGEEGLKGQVPPPGAGGAGPGPGGASFFSAGDGPTSFRFNPRNADDIFAEFFGFSSPFGGMGGGSGGMRGTRFPGGMFGDDIFSSFGEGGGGSMHQSAPRKAPPIENKLRCSLEELYKGASRRMKISRETFDASGKLVPVEEILTIDIKPGWKKGTKITFPEKGNEQQHIIPADLVFIIDEKPHPMFSRDGNDLILSQKISLSEALTGYTVHLTTLDGRNLTIPINTVIHPNYEEVVPREGMPIPKDPTKRGNLRIKFSIKFPTRLTSEQKAGIKSLMGP
- the LOC7459972 gene encoding uncharacterized protein LOC7459972, with the protein product MNSQYRAINDAIYAEFLRSNSPNQNRRGAGFSSNINGDDNDIFRSFEQSFVVSAPGKDPAIKHTLPCSLEELYQGATKRVKITREVADRSGLTRKIEEILTIDTKPGWKKGTKITFEEKGNERPNITPADVVFIVDEKPHSEFTRDGNDLIVTRRISVTEAFTGYTVHLITLDGRNLTLPINDVIHPNYQKFVPNEGMPILGDPTKRGILKIKFDIRFPTRVNAEQKAGMRRLFGP
- the LOC112325789 gene encoding uncharacterized protein LOC112325789 isoform X3; this translates as MFSTNNSPDKNWRGTMFSSTDSSPNQNWSGTIFTNNVYGDDDDIVRSFAQRFGVSAKDPPIMHTLPCSLEELYQGATKRVKITRQVAGRSGLITRKIEEILTIDTKPGWKKGTKITFEEKGNKRPNVTPADVVFIVDEKPHSEFTRDGNDLIVTRRISVTEAFTGYTVHLKTLDGRNLTLPINDVIHPNYQKVVPNEGMPILGDPTKRGILKIKFDIRFPTRVNAEQKAGIRRLFGP